A section of the Lathamus discolor isolate bLatDis1 chromosome 6, bLatDis1.hap1, whole genome shotgun sequence genome encodes:
- the LOC136016813 gene encoding olfactory receptor 9G19-like yields MEALLLAHDQDPTLQLCLQLSTFTTEDSNHSSVTSFILLGLTTDTKLQLLLFMVFTLAYITTLMSNITLMLVICRSSRLHTPMYFFIGNLSFLDLCYSSIYTPKFLLNCISEDKSISFAGCAAQFFVFGGLACTESYLLAAMAYDRYVAIANPLLYAAAMSKKLCIGLVVTSYLSGFASSTLITSYMFTLSFCDSNVIDDFFCDLLPLVKLSCDVTDSYQSLLYFILTFNIILPSALILMSYVSILVVILRMCSTKGQRKAFSTSATHLTTITLYYGSILFIYTRPSSSYVLERDKVVSILYTVVTPMLNPFIYSLRNQEVKEALKTLLKRHFFVNKVHSYSRLA; encoded by the coding sequence ATGGAAGCCCTTCTCTTAGCCCATGATCAAGACCCCACACTGCAGCTATGTCTCCAGTTGAGTACCTTCACCACGGAAGACAGCAACCACAGTTCAGTCACCAGCTTCATCCTTCTGGGGCTCACCACTGACacaaagctgcagcttctcttgTTCATGGTGTTCACCTTAGCCTACATCACCACCCTCATGAGCAACATCACCCTCATGCTGGTGATATGCCGTAGCTCACGCCTCCATACCCCAATGTACTTCTTCATTGGCAACTTGTCCTTCCTGGACCTCTGCTATTCCTCCATCTACACCCCCAAGTTCCTTCTGAACTGCATCTCTGAGGACAAGAGCATCTCCTTTGCTGGGTGTGCTGCTCAGTTCTTTGTCTTCGGTGGCTTGGCCTGCACTGAGAGCTACCTGCTGGCAGCAATGGCCTATGACAGGTACGTGGCCATCGCCAACCCACTGCTCTATGCTGCTGCCATGTCCAAGAAGCTCTGCATAGGGCTGGTGGTCACCTCCTACCTCAGTGGCTTTGCCAGCTCTACCCTCATTACCAGCTACATGTTCACCCTCAGCTTCTGTGACTCCAACGTCATCGATGACTTCTTCTGCGACCTGCTCCCACTGGTGAAGCTCTCCTGTGATGTGACAGACAGCTACCAGTCCCTCCTCTACTTCATCCTGACCTTCAACATCATCCTCCCCTCCGCACTCATCCTCATGTCCTACGTCTCCATCCTGGTTGTGATCCTGAGGATGTGCTCGACCAAGGGGCAGCGCAAAGCCTTCTCCACCTCTGCCACCcacctcaccaccatcaccctTTACTATGGCTCCATCCTCTTCATTTACACTCGGCCCAGCTCCTCTTATGTCCTGGAGAGGGACAAGGTGGTCTCTATTCTTTACACGGTGGTGACTCCCATGCTGAACCCCTTCATCTACAGTCTGAGGAACCAGGAGGTGAAGGAGGCACTGAAGACACTGCTGAAGAGACA
- the LOC136016816 gene encoding olfactory receptor 8U3-like, translated as MGGNQTQTKFILLGITDSPCAQTPLFLLFLLIYIVTLVGNIGIISLVRMSPSLHTPMYFFLTHVAFIDICYSTVISPRMLADLLSEDKTISFTGCMMQSQSFTHFAVVECHLLAMMAYDRHVAICQPLLYATIISSRVCWQLVASSYLFAFLSAILCTWCTFGGSFCGPNRIDHFFCDVVPVLKLVCSDTRSSEMVIFAFVTINVVGTSVVILLSYISIIRTVLRMCSAQSRARAFHTCASHLTAVVLLYGSAFFMYLQPSSSHRSLDKVSSILYAVVNPMLNPFIYSLRNKEVKGALVKYRRRLFSHWQHRTVVSSRT; from the coding sequence ATGGGAGGGAATCAGACGCAGACTAAATTCATTCTGTTGGGAATTACAGACAGCCCATGTGCACAGacccctctttttctcttgtttctatTGATTTACATTGTCACTTTGGTGGGGAACATTGGCATTATCAGCTTGGTGAGGATGTCTCCCAGCCTCCACACTcccatgtacttcttcctcaCCCATGTTGCCTTCATTGACATCTGCTATTCCACAGTCATCTCCCCGAGGATGCTGGCAGACCTGTTATCAGAggacaaaaccatttctttcactggctGCATGATGCAGTCTCAAAGCTTTACACACTTTGCTGTTGTTGAGTGCCACCTCCTGGCCATGATGGCCTACGACCGGCACGTTGCTATCTGCCAGCCCTTGCTTTATGCGACCATCATCTCCAGCCGTGTCTGCTGGCAGCTGGTAGCATCATCCTACCTATTCGCCTTCCTCAGTGCCATCCTGTGCACATGGTGCACGTTTGGAGGTTCCTTTTGTGGTCCCAACCGCATTGACCACTTCTTCTGTGACGTTGTTCCTGTGCTGAAGCTCGTGTGCTCTGACACCCGCAGCAGTGAGATGGTCATCTTTGCCTTTGTCACCATCAATGTGGTGGGCACGAGCGTGGTCATTTTGCTCTCCTACATTTCTATCATCCGCACGGTGCTGAGGatgtgctcagcacagagcagggccagagccTTCCACACCTGCGCCTCCCATTTGACAGCTGTTGTCTTGTTATATGGGTCAGCTTTCTTCATGTACCTACAACCTTCCTCTAGCCACAGGAGCCTGGATAAGGTCTCTTCTATCCTCTATGCCGTGGTCAACCCCATGCTTAACCCATTTATTTACAGCCTGAGGAATAAGGAGGTGAAGGGGGCTCTGGTCAAGTACAGGAGAAGGCTTTTCAGCCACTGGCAACACAGAACAGTTGTGTCATCCAGGACATGA